In Candidatus Omnitrophota bacterium, the sequence CTGGCGACACTCGCGGGAGAACCCGGACGTGAGGAATCTTTTATAAGGCCGTTAGCGGGATTATTTTCGCGGACAAAATATAGGATGCTGTCATATTCGAGCTTATCGAGGAATTCCTCGTCGGGAGAAGCAAAAGAAGGCACGGCGGAAAGAATAAAGCCGGCAAACAGAATCGTCATTGCGAGGAGGCCTTTAGGGCGACGAAGCAATCTCATACTTTATATTTAGAAAGTATCTTATCGATCTGCGGATCGTGGTTTAATTTTTTTACCTCTCCTATATCTTTTCGCAGTGACTCAACCATATCCTCTAATGACGCGGCGGTATCTTTCAACTCATCTGTCTTTCTGATATTAAAATTGACGCTCAAATCTCCGTTGCGAATCGCTTCGGCGGATTTCTGGAACCTGTATATCGGACCCGCTATCCTGTGCGAAATGAATATCCCTCCGATAAATATTATTACGGCAAGTATCGCTATCTTCGGCACAAGCGACCTGTTCACCGAATTCAAAGCCCTGTGAAGAGTGTCCTGTTCCTGCGCGCTCAATAGCTCCGCTTCCCTGAAGATCTTCTCGAGCCTGAAATCGCCTTTACTATATCGCGCTTCTTCATAACCTGCTATACGCCTTGCCGTCTCAAGATTTTCCGACACTTTAAATTTGGAAAAGTTCTCTATTATAGACGACCACATACCGACGTAAAGCCCGACGCCGCTGACAAGCATGACCGTTAATATCACCCCAACTATCGCCAGGGTATATTTAAGCTGAAAACCCCTCTTTATCAAGTAATGTCTTCTTCTGTGCGGCATTTTCTCCCCCCTCCGTTGATGAAATTATACCATAAAACCCACCGGGAGGGTACATTTTGTACCCTCCCGGTGGGTAAAATAGGTAAAACGGTTTTCTGTTTACTAGTCTTGATTAAATCCAATTCTACGCCTTGTTCCGTAAATGCATACGGGAGATATCTTTCACCTCCCCAACTTGAGGTCGCAATTTGCGACCTCAAGACATTAAACTCTTGCGTGGATAATTCAAACATAAAATCTTTCTCTCAATAATCCCATCCGGAATCAGTGCTTTCATATTATTCCTTTCATTCTGTAGCTGACTATACACACGAGCAGCCCCGCTGCCCTATACTATATAAGACGTAAAAAGTGCCAAAATTGTTGCAAACTATTTTAAAAAAGTTTAAAAGAAAGTTAGAATTAAGCAATAAGGCATGGTAGGAAATGTAGGTAGCAAAATATGTACGATACACCGTAAATTTATACCATAAAACCCACCGGGAGGGTACATTTTGTACCCTCCCGGTGGGTAAAATAGGTAAAACGGTTTTCTGTTTACAGCGCTCGGGCAACCGCCTGGGCCGCTCTGTTGATCTCGGCTACCTCTGACATATTTACAGGAGCCGCTTTCGGTATAATACGCAGTAACCCTACTATGTTATTTAGCAATTGATCTATATCTTCTTTGACAAACGGCTGGTTCGGCCCTTTGGAGGCTATCCTGTTCAAACAAGCCAGAATATCCTCGTCGCTCTGGCCGTATGCCATTCTCAGAATAAAGTCATATAACCCTATGACAGGGACCGGCAGCATCTCGGTATCGGATACTTTGTTTTGTATCTGAAGGACTTTTCCTAAATTTGCAAGTTCTGGCCTGCCTGTCAACTCCTTTACTGTGTCGTCGCCGGCTACCGTCGCGATGAAGATGTCTTTTATGTTAATGTTGCGCTCTTTCGCTATCGAGGCGGCCACTTCCTGTATCTTTGCGGCCAGGTTACTGCCGCTGGCCCTTACTTCGATAAAAGTATCATCGAGATACCTGTTGACTGTTTCTTCAACGACACGCGCAGTAGTATTGGAAGCGGCATCCAGACTCGTATCATGGCCCACCAGGACTATTTTCTTTGTCATTTCAGGCGCGGATACAGCGGATAGAGTGGAGCTTAATCCGGCTGCCTGTTTCATGATGCTTTCCATCGTTTCAGGGGTAAGCTCCTGCGCGGTCTGCGCCCTGGAAATAGCATCCGTAACCACCTGCTTGAGTCCGGCATTCATAAACGCCTGCTCAGTTTCAGTAAGTCCTTCGAGCGATGCTGGAGTTTCTGCCTTCGGAATGTCAGCTTGTCCATCCTCGGGTTTCGCAGACCCGACTTGAGGCTTACGAAACTCCTGAGCTTTATTTATCTCTACTTGTTTACCAAGTTCTTCTATAAACGCATTATAGAAAGCCTTTATTATGGCCTCCACATTTTCTGTTTTATCATTAAATTCCAACAAAATAGTTGGTGATACTTGTGCCATACGCATGATATTAGGTATTGTCATAGCGTCATTGGTCTGATGTATTGTGGCTCCGTTAATCCCTTCGTACAGTCTCTTATCTTTGACCATCAATTCAATATCATTGAACTTCTGGTCATTGATATCAGCAGGCCCTAACTTCCTGGCGTTGAAGAATATATTTAACGTCCTGTTTGCCAGTAAAGGTTTCTCGGGATTATCTGAGTAGGCTAAATTTGCCTCCAATCCCTTATGTGACCATATCGGAAATAGCGCTGTCTGTATAATCCAACCAGCTTTAGCCCCTAAATCAGACGCGTATGCGTCGTTCCTTAATTCCGATACCAGATCCAGAAGGTCTTCCCGTCCGGTAAATAGATTCAATCTATTACGTCCGTTAAGCAATCCTTTTTGCACAAGTTCCGCGGCCAGTTCTCTGCCTTTTTCGGCGGCATTGGCCTGTGTCATAACTAGTTGGTTGCCTTCAGAGCCAATCTTGCTTTCCGCGGGGCTGCCATAACTCAATAGAACCTCGCCTTTCCTGCCCGCGATAGCATCTTTGTCATAAGCGGCTTGAGCCTCTTTCCACTTAGCTACTCTTTGTGCCGTATATTCGCGTACCAGTTTCACGTTAGGGTTGGAATTAGCGTCTACTCTTAAGAGAGTGGTAAATACAGTGACCATGTCCGTCCAAAGTATATCGAATGCGGCCTGCTGAGTCGGACTGATCCCGCCTTTAAATCCTTCGGATACAGCTTTTTGGCTGTCGACGGTAAATACCATAAGCGGCATCTTGTTTTTAAGCGCATCGACCCTTGCAAGGTGCTTTTCGTACCCTGGTGCCGATTTATCGAGTATTATCATCCCTATGCTAATTTTTCCTGCAGGACTATTAGCGAGATTCTGCAACACGTATTCAGGTTCCTTTGTAAGATCGTGGGCACCCATAGATATAACATCTTCCTTGT encodes:
- a CDS encoding methyl-accepting chemotaxis protein, which produces MPHRRRHYLIKRGFQLKYTLAIVGVILTVMLVSGVGLYVGMWSSIIENFSKFKVSENLETARRIAGYEEARYSKGDFRLEKIFREAELLSAQEQDTLHRALNSVNRSLVPKIAILAVIIFIGGIFISHRIAGPIYRFQKSAEAIRNGDLSVNFNIRKTDELKDTAASLEDMVESLRKDIGEVKKLNHDPQIDKILSKYKV
- a CDS encoding ORF6N domain-containing protein, whose product is MFELSTQEFNVLRSQIATSSWGGERYLPYAFTEQGVELDLIKTSKQKTVLPILPTGRVQNVPSRWVLWYNFINGGGRKCRTEEDIT